The Setaria viridis chromosome 6, Setaria_viridis_v4.0, whole genome shotgun sequence genome includes the window tcatcgtcgtcgtcgtcgtcgtcgtcctcttcatcggatgcaattgatttcgaacctgaggggccttggctagacgtaccgacgcctccttcgcgtagggatggaacgtgcacgtctcgcGTCATGGCAGTCCTacaaccacaacgagcagcggcacggcgaAGCCGATTTGACAGTCGCTGCAGTAGTAAAAACTAGTTACACGAAAgaagaatgtaacgtattaataaagtattagaaagaataatttgagagTTATCTCTAGGAAGCTCCGCGTCTCGGGGTTCGTAACTCTAGGACGGAAATGCtctatatctctaaccgagctttggagggtacggccctgcaacaaatgactaagtcactaaagcaataaatgatTTAGTCAGATGGTCACTAAGTCCTTATCTAACTAACTAAATCtctaagtaacttaacataaaacatagaaaagtgaagcaattgtcttaccatcctatccaggattggtcctgcctccacctgccttccagcacgagtactctgatcgtacaccgtgtcttcatcgtcggatgaGTGGATGTCGGCGTAGTCATCTTCCATCCACACTGCCCTCAGCCTGTGACAtgtcgcaccttggtaccaagtCTGATATTGCCTGTACtcactgtttgtgtgcggctCGTCGTTCTCGTCCACGTTTTCGTTGAAGTTCTCCCAATCGTCAATGTACGCCTGGTGGAACGCGACCCACTCAGAGACCTTCCGTTTCTTCTTACGATCCATGCTGCATGTCATGTTACATGTTACTGCTAGGCAATATTTAGTTACTGGTATTGAAATAATTCAAATACGAAAAGACTTACTTATGTAACTCCACACTAGTGGAGGTCGCCGGTGGTGGCCAAATCTGCCTCATCCCAAACTGCCGTGCTACTCGATCCGGCAAgtggtactcgacagcatagaagCATATGAGAGGGCACTTCATCCTGTAAAGATCTTCGTCCAACCCACACACGAAGTTAAGGGTAAAAGGAAGTGCGTCCTCTCCTTGGtaaggctgccaatttacctgcaaCATGACAAAACAAGAtgttagttgttatactaaaagattacaaagcatgttaaaaaaatttgacttacactatgagccgtgagcgcgtctatctcgttgatgtaatccAGGTACGCGCGGTCCAACCTCGTATGGCTAATCTTAACCTGATCCCAAATATATGCCCATGTCGGCTGCCGTCTCGGCATCTCACCTGGGAACCACGGTCGACGCGGCATAATCTCGGAACGACCAACAGGAAGACGGGCCCACATCCATAACTGCAATAGATAGACACACCCACCAACTAACGCGGAGCCCGCAGTCCGACggcacgcctcgcacagctgcCGATATAGAAAACACAGCACAGCTGATCCCCAACTGTAAAGACGTGCCTGGTGCCAGtcagtgaggcagtggatccacatccaagacgCAGTGTCACCTGTAGCGTCTGGGAAAAGAACGCAGGCAAACAGGTTCAGGATCCACGCCCTGCAGTAGTGCCCAACTGTCTCCGCATCCGCGTCCTGGGGGCACTGGCCGAAGTGTTCCCGCAGCCAGGAGATTAGGACTCCAGATGTGCGAGTCCCCTGCTCGTCAACCTCTCGCCCAAGGAAGGCTGCCactcgtgctctccaacccTCTGAGACGCACGATCCAGTCACTACCCACCCGCGAATCGACAAacccagcatcttctgacagtcctgtagggtcactgtcatctctccgaacggcaggtgaaagctgtgagtctcgggCCGCCACCTACATTTTGCAGGAATATTACTTATTAACATGTAAGGACATAATAAATTGAATATGAACAGAGAAAATAGAAATAAAGTAGTACATGTCAACCAATGCAGTTATAGCCGCTGAGTTGAACTTGGGCATCCCACGACGAACCTGATAcgagatgacatctaggcccGCCATCTTTAGCAAAGGAGTGTAGCGGTCGTCGTACTGCAGCGCCAAAAACCCATCATAGGCTCTAgaacgaaggagcggaaggacctGCATGCAAACAAACCGAGTCAGACATTTCTTAGAAAACAAGACGTGGACGCTTACAATGCTTGAATCATGAATTGTAGATTATTACCTGCCCTTCCACTATGAGACAACCTCGGTGGGTCTGGTCATACGCCTGGTCTAGAAGGTGGAAGTGCACCATCCTACAAAAAGACAAAAACAAATAAGATTAGTAAACAATGAATCATGTAATTAGAGATGTAGAAACATAATCTGCATGAATAAAATAAATATGAAGTAACAAAAAGAGCTACTGgtcgcacctcactaatctgccaacggcaagtgcgtgaattatgGCCCAACCTACCGCACTTGCCGCACTCGTTCTGTTCTGGATCagcaagaaatggtgttgctctaccacgcctcgttcttccggatacttgatccatagtcatgttatgccttgtccgcttccttgttccacgtttgttccaacggtaagctggatccgcaacatattttggcccatcatatggaggccactctctaggatcccggaaaggcacgaagcgggggctccatgtccgcacaagggtgtctacgctgaactcatgaggtatcatgctctcgatatcaaaattgcgatgcctagctgctgctaccaaatgagaacatatgaagtggtactgccttgacctaccacaagtgcacttgaaatctcggaggactaccacatgtatcctcAACTCTCGGATCTCGCCGTCGGACGTTGTACCGCCCCTATGCTCGACCTGATAAGTCCCTGAGCTgagatcaaaacattgcacctcatgtgtggaagccctttcatttgcaatgatgagatgtctcttggtttttcagcccatctctccccagcAATCTGCAACACTTCTGCTTTtgcgtgtctttcattgaaccacgcTACAAGCCAgtagaaggtgaattcaacgattgcgttcacaggcataccacatatccccaataacaacttattgaatgactcgaccatgttactgcactgaaactcgtacctccaaccaccggcgtcgtgagatctagtccacttatccaatctctcatcaaaccagcgagccattgtctaccttctgcatttgttgcggtccttacctgctccaatttgcgctGAAAGTAATAATCCTCAAGCTGACGAGCagcaacttgaaacagatcaaaattatccttcacaccatccttctaaagaaggttctccgcaaggtgttgagtgcaccaacgatgatgc containing:
- the LOC117862114 gene encoding serine/threonine-protein phosphatase 7 long form homolog; the encoded protein is MRMVHFHLLDQAYDQTHRGCLIVEGQVLPLLRSRAYDGFLALQYDDRYTPLLKMAGLDVISYQVRRGMPKFNSAAITALVDMWRPETHSFHLPFGEMTVTLQDCQKMLGLSIRGWVVTGSCVSEGWRARVAAFLGREVDEQGTRTSGVLISWLREHFGQCPQDADAETVGHYCRAWILNLFACVLFPDATGDTASWMWIHCLTDWHQARLYSWGSAVLCFLYRQLCEACRRTAGSALVGGCVYLLQLWMWARLPVGRSEIMPRRPWFPGEMPRRQPTWAYIWDQVKISHTRLDRAYLDYINEIDALTAHSVNWQPYQGEDALPFTLNFVCGLDEDLYRMKCPLICFYAVEYHLPDRVARQFGMRQIWPPPATSTSVELHNMDRKKKRKVSEWVAFHQAYIDDWENFNENVDENDEPHTNSEYRQYQTWYQGATCHRLRAVWMEDDYADIHSSDDEDTVYDQSTRAGRQVEAGPILDRMGRTLQSSVRDIEHFRPRVTNPETRSFLQRLSNRLRRAAARCGCRTAMTRDVHVPSLREGGVDYDFEMHYIAK